From a single Stigmatopora argus isolate UIUO_Sarg chromosome 4, RoL_Sarg_1.0, whole genome shotgun sequence genomic region:
- the cnot3a gene encoding CCR4-NOT transcription complex subunit 3a yields the protein MAAIIHHQLCDRRNVDIVVVRAMADKRKLQGEIDRCLKKVAEGVEQFEDIWQKLHNAANANQKEKYEADLKKEIKKLQRLRDQIKTWVASNEIKDKRQLVENRKLIETQMERFKVVERETKTKAYSKEGLGLAQKVDPAQREKEETGQWLTNTIDTLNMQVDQFESEVESLSVQTRKKKGDKEKQDRIEELKRLIERHRYHIRMLETILRMLDNDSVPVDAIQKIKDDVDYYIDSSQDPDFEENEFLYDDLDLEDIPAALVATSPSGQGNMEDEMYLHSSSTPTSTTSSSPIPPSPATCAAENSEDDKKRGRSTDSEVSQSPVKNGTPSLLSSFSSSSTSGSSSSSSLVSMASVVGGVPVVPTSSGLIGSFSSAVQQHQQHQQQHQQQPHLPASQQQAPAQNAAQQQHPPLSKAPAPSNSTPSPPGNPLLPASAVPSLPAPSAPMSSPAASLPQPSSGSAPGLGLGLGLALGKSGMAGSAAAAQMSALGLGVHSASLNTMAGLMSGSTPAPYAQAAAGGLGLSGNSASVVSTDGGAPVIGASSNGAATALGLLGSGHGSLSGGILGLVSGQGASPAGSQAPPGSVGASPGAVGMMGGNGGGVGMIGNAPARPPSGLKQNGSTSYSAVVAESSTESALSTPSQSQSSQPSSLSSSASQPLDNGPSLISSITLPPSSPSPSFSDSTPGGGSLLNGPHSYAQASEGLKAPEPLISLKAMAERAALGSGLDGEIPNLHLTERDIFSSSAAPGTPAAPQPSVSEVSIPPSLGVCPLGPTPLPKDQLYQQAMQESAWTHMPHPSDSERIRQYLMRNPCPTLPFHYQMPPHHSDSIEFYQRLSTETLFFIFYYLEGTKAQYLSAKALKKQSWRFHTKYMMWFQRHEEPKTITDEFEQGTYIYFDYEKWGQRKKEGFTFEYRYLEDRDLQ from the exons cgacTGAGAGATCAGATAAAAACATGGGTGGCCTCCAACGAAATCAAAGACAAACGGCAGCTAGTGGAGAACCGCAAACTCATCGAGACG CAAATGGAGCGGTTCAAGGTGGTGGAGCGGGAAACAAAAACGAAAGCCTACTCCAAAGAAGGCTTGGGCCTCGCGCAGAAAGTGGATCCGGCTCAGAGGGAAAAGGAGGAAACGGGACAGTGGCTAACA AACACGATAGACACGCTAAATATGCAGGTGGATCAGTTCGAAAGCGAAGTGGAGTCACTTTCGGTCCAAACCAGAAAGAAAAAGGGGGATAAAGAG AAACAAGATCGAATCGAGGAACTCAAGCGCTTGATCGAGAGGCACCGGTATCACATCCGCATGCTGGAGACCATCTTACGAATGCTGGACAATGACTCGGTGCCGGTGGACGCCATTCAGAAGATCAAAGACGACGTGGATTACTACATCGATTCGTCGCAAGACCCCGATTTCGAGGAAAACGAGTTTCTCTACGACGACTTAGACTTGGAAGACATCC CTGCAGCACTCGTGGCCACGTCGCCGTCGGGTCAAGGCAACATGGAAGACGAGATGTACCTCCACTCGAGCAGCACTCCCACGTCCACCACCTCGTCGTCGCCCATCCCCCCGTCGCCGGCCACCTGCGCCGCC GAGAACTCAGAGGACGATAAGAAAAGGGGACGGTCGACAGACAGTGAAGTTAGTCAG TCGCCGGTCAAGAACGGCACGCCCTCCCtgctctcctccttctcctcctcctccacgtcgggctcgtcctcctcctcgtccctGGTCTCCATGGCCAGCGTGGTGGGCGGCGTCCCGGTGGTCCCCACCAGCAGCGGCCTGATCGGGAGCTTCAGCAGCGCCGTGCAGCAACACCAGCAGCACCAACAGCAACATCAACAGCAGCCGCATCTGCCGGCGTCGCAGCAACAAGCCCCGGCCCAGAACGCGGCGCAGCAACAGCACCCGCCCCTGTCCAAAGCCCCGGCACCCTCCAACAGCACCCCGAGCCCGCCCGGCAACCCGCTGCTCCCGGCGTCGGCCGTGCCGTCGCTGCCCGCGCCCAGCGCGCCCATGTCGTCCCCCGCCGCTTCTCTGCCTCAACCCTCGTCCGGGTCCGCGCCCGGTCTGGGACTCGGACTCGGATTGGCTTTGGGCAAAAGCGGCATGGCGgggagcgccgccgccgctcaaATGTCGGCGCTGGGTCTAGGCGTCCACTCGGCATCTCTGAATACCATGGCGGGGCTCATGTCGGGCTCCACGCCGGCCCCCTACGCGCAAGCGGCGGCGGGCGGCTTGGGCCTGAGCGGCAACTCGGCGTCCGTCGTCTCCACGGACGGCGGCGCCCCCGTCATCGGCGCCTCCTCCAACGGGGCGGCCACGGCGCTCGGCCTGCTGGGATCCGGACACGGCTCGCTGAGCGGCGGCATCCTGGGCCTGGTGTCCGGGCAGGGCGCCTCGCCCGCCGGCTCCCAGGCGCCGCCCGGTTCCGTCGGCGCCTCGCCGGGAGCCGTCGGCATGATGGGGGGCAACGGCGGCGGCGTGGGGATGATCGGCAACGCGCCCGCGCGGCCCCCCAGCGGACTCAAGCAGAACGGGAGCACAA GTTACAGTGCGGTGGTGGCGGAAAGTTCGACGGAATCGGCCCTCAGCACCCCGAGCCAATCTCAAAGCAGCCAGCCGTCGTCCCTCAGTTCTTCTGCCAGTCAGCC GTTGGACAACGGCCCCAGTTTAATCAGCTCCATCACCCTACCGCCCAGCTCGCCGTCGCCTTCTTTCTCGGACAGCACACCCGGCGGAGGGAGCCTGCTCAACGGGCCGCACTCCTACGCGCAAGCCTCTGAAGGCCTCAAG GCTCCCGAGCCTCTCATCTCCCTGAAGGCCATGGCGGAGAGGGCGGCCCTGGGTTCGGGCCTCGACGGCGAGATCCCCAACTTGCACCTAACCGAGCGAG ACATCTTCTCGTCGTCCGCCGCGCCCGGCACGCCCGCCGCCCCGCAGCCGTCCGTGTCCGAGGTCAGCATCCCGCCGTCGCTGGGCGTCTGCCCCTTGGGACCCACCCCCCTGCCCAAAGACCAGCTGTACCAGCAGGCCATGCAAGAGTCGGCGTGGACGCACATGCCGCACCCGTCGGACTCGGAGAGGATCAG GCAATACCTGATGAGGAACCCGTGCCCCACGTTGCCCTTCCATTACCAGATGCCGCCACATCACTCGGACTCCATTGAGTTCTACCAGCGATTGTCCACGGAAAcgctcttcttcatcttctacTACCTGGAG GGCACCAAGGCGCAGTATCTGTCCGCCAAAGCGCTGAAGAAGCAGTCGTGGAGGTTTCACACCAAGTACATGATGTGGTTCCAGAGACACGAGGAGCCCAAGACCATCACCGACGAGTTCGAACAG GGCACTTACATTTACTTTGACTACGAGAAATGGGGCCAGCGGAAGAAGGAGGGCTTCACGTTCGAGTACAGGTACCTGGAAGACCGAGACTTGCAGTGA